In one window of Hymenobacter nivis DNA:
- a CDS encoding septal ring lytic transglycosylase RlpA family protein: MHGGPWVRRVALAGALVAGLLATGCGSSRPGFTQSGQGSYYANKFRGRPTASGAPYRPSKMTAAHNTLPFGTRIRVTNVRNGRSVKVTVNDRGPHVAGRIVDVSGKAARRLDLVRAGVVPVRLEVIRAAPRGGGR, translated from the coding sequence ATGCACGGGGGCCCTTGGGTGCGCCGGGTTGCGCTGGCTGGGGCCCTGGTGGCGGGGCTGCTGGCCACGGGCTGCGGCAGCAGTCGGCCGGGCTTCACGCAGTCGGGCCAGGGCTCGTACTACGCCAACAAATTCCGGGGGCGGCCCACAGCCAGCGGAGCCCCCTACCGGCCCAGCAAGATGACAGCCGCCCACAACACGCTGCCCTTCGGCACCCGCATCCGCGTGACGAACGTGCGCAACGGCCGCTCGGTGAAGGTGACCGTGAACGACCGGGGCCCCCACGTGGCCGGCCGCATCGTCGACGTGTCGGGCAAAGCCGCCCGCCGCCTCGACCTGGTGCGCGCCGGCGTGGTGCCCGTGCGCCTCGAAGTCATCCGGGCGGCCCCGCGGGGGGGCGGGCGCTAG
- a CDS encoding DUF4783 domain-containing protein, with product MKPFLLRTLAAAWLLVLLGFTAQAQADLGPVRGALRNGSAHELAQFLAPAIEISFDGDKQNFNATQAELVLKDFFAKNGPIGFDFIHQGSSGEGIQYAVGRYASRGGTYRVYVKLKPSRGAPVIDNLDFTKE from the coding sequence ATGAAACCCTTCCTTTTGCGAACGTTGGCCGCCGCGTGGCTGCTGGTGCTGCTGGGCTTTACGGCCCAGGCTCAGGCCGACCTGGGGCCCGTGCGCGGGGCCCTGCGCAACGGCTCGGCGCACGAGCTGGCCCAGTTCCTGGCCCCGGCCATTGAAATCAGCTTCGACGGCGATAAGCAGAACTTTAACGCCACCCAGGCCGAGTTGGTGCTGAAAGATTTCTTCGCCAAAAACGGTCCCATCGGATTCGATTTTATCCACCAGGGGTCCAGCGGCGAGGGCATCCAGTACGCGGTGGGGCGCTACGCCAGCCGCGGCGGCACCTACCGCGTCTACGTCAAGCTGAAGCCCTCGCGCGGGGCCCCGGTGATTGATAACCTGGACTTTACCAAAGAATAG
- a CDS encoding zinc/iron permease, giving the protein MWIAIFVLLGTVLGAGWAAGWLPAALGQAALKPLLAFSGAYLFTLTVTHLLPEAWQMVPGQGPRVGYWVLGGFFGQVLLEVFSHGIEHGHVHAAEAHAARAGRVPLLLLGALAVHSLLEGSILVPAAGGAVGAPYYAIVAGVALHHIPAAFALATLLHQRPGPARRTWPALLIFALAGPVGILSSNYLVLSERLGPGAYAALLGLVAGNFLHVSTTILFETSPEHRLDWAKLGATVVGAGLALAIA; this is encoded by the coding sequence ATGTGGATTGCCATTTTTGTATTGCTGGGCACGGTGCTGGGGGCAGGCTGGGCCGCCGGCTGGCTGCCCGCCGCCCTGGGCCAAGCGGCCCTGAAGCCGCTGCTGGCCTTCAGCGGGGCCTACTTGTTCACGCTCACCGTCACGCACTTGCTGCCCGAAGCCTGGCAGATGGTGCCGGGCCAGGGCCCCCGGGTGGGCTACTGGGTGCTGGGTGGCTTCTTTGGGCAAGTGCTGCTGGAAGTGTTTTCGCACGGCATCGAGCACGGCCACGTGCACGCGGCCGAGGCCCACGCGGCCCGGGCCGGCCGGGTGCCGCTGCTGCTGCTGGGGGCCTTGGCGGTGCACTCGCTTTTAGAGGGCAGCATTTTGGTACCGGCCGCTGGTGGGGCGGTGGGGGCCCCCTACTATGCCATAGTGGCTGGGGTGGCGTTGCACCACATACCCGCCGCGTTTGCGCTGGCCACGCTGCTGCACCAGCGGCCTGGCCCCGCCCGGCGCACGTGGCCCGCGCTGCTAATCTTTGCCCTGGCCGGCCCGGTGGGCATCCTGAGCAGCAACTACTTGGTGCTGAGCGAGCGGCTGGGCCCGGGGGCCTACGCCGCGCTGCTGGGGCTGGTAGCCGGCAACTTCCTGCACGTTTCCACTACCATCCTGTTCGAAACCAGCCCCGAGCACCGGCTCGACTGGGCCAAGCTCGGAGCCACCGTGGTGGGGGCTGGGTTAGCCCTAGCCATCGCCTGA
- a CDS encoding Hsp20/alpha crystallin family protein — protein MKLINSKIIRDFAPQMDLLNTIGGGVAQPQVRLDKREQGVILRVALPSASPDTFHVALHNQRLTVYGAYRHQPDDELSAPLFMRVLDLPANLDVARIDAVQHGPELRVRIPYKRTNDEPRELDIRHEE, from the coding sequence ATGAAACTCATCAACTCGAAAATAATCCGTGATTTTGCTCCCCAAATGGACCTGCTTAACACCATTGGTGGGGGCGTGGCCCAGCCCCAGGTGCGCCTCGACAAGCGCGAGCAGGGCGTAATTTTACGGGTGGCGTTACCATCAGCTTCGCCCGATACGTTTCACGTGGCTCTGCACAACCAGCGCCTGACCGTGTACGGCGCCTATCGCCACCAACCTGACGACGAGCTTTCGGCCCCGCTGTTCATGCGTGTGCTTGATTTGCCTGCCAACCTCGACGTGGCCCGCATCGACGCCGTGCAACACGGCCCCGAGCTACGCGTGCGCATCCCTTACAAACGTACCAACGATGAGCCCCGCGAGTTGGATATCCGCCACGAGGAATAG
- a CDS encoding glycoside hydrolase family 25 protein yields the protein MPRLRPVPVAPAAPLPRPRRPAARWLAAALLLGLLGAGVYYARHAVQLNRYARRTWATLTRGGLTGREKTPLLAGFSVHGIDVSAYQGHIDWPEVARHAVQFAFIKASEGVRLQDPRFARNWREAQAAGICRGAYHYFSPNRSGAEQARLFISTVPLRPGDLPPVLDVEATQFHDVAVMRREVATWLRLVEAHYGVRPIVYSNHGFYRRHLAGHFDEYPLWLAHYEVERPTLPPGKWIIWQHSDEAYVPGIHGAVDFNVFQGSYAALLALRVPAPAAAPVHR from the coding sequence ATGCCCCGCCTCCGCCCCGTTCCCGTTGCGCCCGCCGCGCCCCTGCCCCGCCCCCGGCGGCCGGCGGCGCGCTGGCTGGCGGCGGCGCTGCTGCTGGGCCTGCTGGGGGCCGGCGTGTACTACGCCCGCCACGCGGTGCAGCTCAACCGCTACGCCCGGCGCACCTGGGCCACGCTCACGCGCGGGGGCCTCACGGGGCGCGAAAAAACGCCGCTGCTGGCCGGGTTCTCGGTGCACGGCATCGACGTATCGGCTTACCAGGGGCACATCGACTGGCCCGAGGTGGCGCGCCACGCGGTACAGTTTGCCTTCATCAAGGCCAGCGAGGGCGTGCGCCTGCAAGACCCGCGCTTTGCCCGCAACTGGCGCGAGGCGCAGGCGGCGGGCATTTGCCGGGGGGCCTACCACTACTTTTCGCCCAACCGCAGCGGGGCCGAGCAGGCGCGCCTGTTCATCAGTACCGTGCCGCTGCGCCCCGGCGACCTGCCCCCGGTGCTCGACGTAGAAGCCACCCAGTTCCACGACGTGGCCGTGATGCGCCGCGAGGTGGCCACTTGGCTGCGCCTGGTGGAAGCGCACTACGGTGTGCGGCCCATCGTGTATTCCAACCACGGCTTCTACCGCCGCCACCTAGCCGGGCACTTCGACGAGTACCCCCTCTGGCTGGCCCACTACGAAGTGGAGCGCCCCACCCTTCCCCCCGGCAAGTGGATCATCTGGCAACATTCCGATGAGGCCTACGTGCCCGGCATCCACGGCGCGGTCGATTTCAACGTGTTCCAGGGCAGCTACGCTGCACTACTGGCCCTGCGCGTGCCGGCGCCGGCCGCCGCGCCTGTCCACCGCTGA
- a CDS encoding DUF3140 domain-containing protein, whose amino-acid sequence MATKISAGDLYHTFHEEVNMTASELEKWLKTDESKSVGQADNGGESIGHQSGKHIVAILHKKKGDLSPDDEAHMHKVHSYIARHSAQRPSGDVAHTRWRYSLMNWGHDPLKK is encoded by the coding sequence ATGGCCACGAAAATTTCCGCCGGCGATCTGTACCATACTTTCCACGAGGAAGTGAACATGACTGCTTCCGAATTGGAAAAGTGGCTAAAAACCGATGAGTCGAAAAGCGTGGGTCAGGCCGACAACGGCGGCGAAAGCATTGGCCACCAATCGGGCAAGCACATTGTTGCTATTTTGCATAAAAAGAAGGGCGACCTCAGCCCCGACGACGAGGCCCACATGCACAAAGTGCATTCTTACATTGCCCGCCACTCAGCCCAGCGCCCCAGCGGCGACGTGGCCCACACGCGCTGGCGCTACTCGCTGATGAATTGGGGCCACGACCCGCTCAAAAAGTGA
- a CDS encoding VF530 family DNA-binding protein — protein sequence MPLPADARDESGHLIRELHGVTLVVILEYLLAAYGWPGLDERLRINCFAVNPSIKSSLVFLRRTPWARTKVEDLYVRARTAEVLGRPRP from the coding sequence GTGCCCCTTCCTGCCGACGCCCGCGACGAATCGGGCCACCTCATCCGCGAGCTGCACGGCGTCACGCTGGTCGTCATCCTCGAATATTTGCTGGCCGCCTACGGGTGGCCGGGCCTCGATGAACGCCTGCGAATCAACTGCTTCGCTGTCAATCCGAGCATTAAGTCAAGTCTGGTTTTTCTACGGCGCACGCCCTGGGCCCGTACCAAAGTGGAGGACCTGTACGTGCGGGCCCGCACGGCCGAGGTGCTAGGGCGGCCCCGCCCATAA
- a CDS encoding YcxB family protein, protein MNQPNQRGGGGGFRQQQQPSPLAIVTKKTQFDTNAYTKLAMAEVWRKDWVYALVPFALGLLPAIIWHSWWWLVLSFVLTLLFVLLRSAQVTGVTQMEQSKPLFERMSFEMDPKQLLLRVSKEKAMQLTWDMIGKVRRDDDAYLLYLKPGAPPADTAGWRLWIARTFDVPVFLHLPQRIFNSDNDRKLFEALLRRKNLLA, encoded by the coding sequence ATGAACCAACCCAACCAACGCGGCGGGGGCGGCGGCTTCCGCCAGCAGCAGCAGCCGTCGCCGCTGGCCATCGTCACCAAAAAAACGCAGTTCGACACCAACGCCTACACCAAGCTGGCCATGGCCGAGGTGTGGCGCAAAGACTGGGTGTACGCCCTGGTGCCATTCGCCCTTGGGCTGCTGCCGGCCATCATCTGGCATTCGTGGTGGTGGCTGGTGCTAAGCTTTGTGCTCACGCTGCTGTTTGTGCTGCTGCGCTCGGCCCAGGTCACGGGCGTGACGCAGATGGAGCAGAGCAAGCCCCTGTTTGAGCGCATGAGTTTTGAGATGGACCCGAAGCAACTGCTGCTGCGCGTGAGCAAGGAAAAAGCCATGCAGCTCACCTGGGACATGATCGGCAAGGTGCGCCGCGACGATGACGCTTACCTGCTCTACCTTAAGCCCGGCGCCCCGCCCGCCGACACCGCCGGCTGGCGCCTGTGGATTGCCCGCACGTTCGACGTGCCGGTATTTTTACACTTGCCCCAGCGCATTTTCAATTCCGACAACGACCGCAAGCTGTTTGAGGCCCTGCTGCGCCGCAAGAACCTGCTGGCTTAA
- a CDS encoding BamA/TamA family outer membrane protein: MYVRFFLRFGWLLGLALRLGAPAAHAQTPNLDPAAPNQPGLASPPLPPPAAVPSTAGAPKRPVHPRVLRLDAAPADAALLRRYKPKASVPDSLSALRELRELVLALQGESYLTASADEIKWGPDTVRARIFVGEPFRWAYLRNGNLGDGLLTRAGYRERFFRQAPFRPGEWAQLQERVLTEAENQGYPFATVGLDSVRLDGHSIAGRVVLKRGRAIVFDSIQIVGATKTRKQFLTKYLQIFPGQPYSQQRVQAAAQLLRQLPYLKVRAEPEVRFARGRARVYLLLDDRPSNQFDAIVGVLPGAGTGQGVQFTGDVTINLRNLKGGGKQVGLQFRKVDALSQLLDIQYVHPNFFGTPLELAGSFNLYKQTDAFLTVRPRLQVTYPSARAGRVTFFVEQRNSRLFTDSAASRRLTILPENIDSQYTSYGLSYAWNTLDDLFFPHRGYLLNGQAAVGTKIITRNPDLRSDLYDSLALRSTQTTLALRAERYAPVGRAGVVLLRVRGESLANQRLFLNEMYRLGGLNSLRGFNENQFYASSYAVATAEYRQFIGAESYVFLFADQAYFRRGAVASQAAVTDQPTGLGAGLSFRTAAGLFQFVYSVGQSSSANQRFALGNSKIHFGITNRF; encoded by the coding sequence ATGTACGTCCGGTTTTTTCTGCGTTTTGGCTGGCTGCTGGGCTTGGCACTGCGACTGGGGGCCCCGGCCGCCCACGCCCAAACGCCTAATCTCGACCCCGCCGCACCCAACCAGCCGGGGCTGGCCTCGCCACCGCTGCCGCCGCCCGCCGCCGTGCCCAGCACGGCCGGGGCCCCCAAGCGGCCGGTGCACCCGCGGGTGCTGCGCCTCGACGCCGCGCCCGCCGATGCGGCCCTGCTGCGGCGCTACAAGCCGAAAGCCAGCGTGCCCGACTCGCTCAGCGCCCTGCGCGAATTGCGCGAGCTGGTGCTGGCGCTGCAAGGCGAATCGTACCTTACGGCCTCGGCCGACGAAATAAAGTGGGGCCCCGACACGGTGCGGGCGCGCATTTTTGTGGGCGAGCCGTTTCGGTGGGCCTACCTGCGCAACGGCAACCTCGGCGACGGCCTACTGACACGCGCTGGCTACCGCGAACGGTTTTTCCGCCAGGCCCCGTTCCGGCCCGGCGAGTGGGCCCAGTTGCAGGAGCGCGTGCTGACGGAGGCCGAAAACCAGGGCTACCCCTTCGCCACGGTAGGTCTCGACTCAGTGCGGCTCGACGGCCACAGCATTGCGGGGCGCGTGGTGCTGAAGCGCGGCCGGGCCATTGTCTTCGACTCCATCCAGATTGTGGGGGCCACCAAAACGCGCAAGCAGTTTCTGACCAAGTACTTGCAGATTTTCCCGGGCCAGCCCTACAGCCAGCAGCGGGTGCAGGCCGCCGCCCAGCTCCTGCGCCAGCTGCCGTACCTGAAGGTGCGAGCCGAGCCGGAGGTGCGCTTCGCCCGGGGCCGGGCGCGGGTGTATTTGCTGCTCGACGATAGACCATCCAACCAGTTCGACGCCATTGTGGGCGTGCTGCCCGGCGCCGGCACGGGCCAGGGCGTGCAGTTCACGGGCGACGTCACCATCAACCTGCGCAACCTCAAGGGCGGCGGCAAGCAGGTGGGGCTGCAATTTCGCAAGGTCGATGCTTTGTCGCAGCTACTTGACATTCAGTACGTCCACCCAAACTTCTTCGGTACACCGCTGGAGCTGGCCGGCAGCTTCAACCTGTACAAGCAAACCGACGCTTTCCTGACGGTACGGCCGCGACTGCAAGTCACGTACCCATCGGCGCGGGCCGGGCGGGTCACGTTTTTTGTGGAGCAGCGCAACTCGCGGCTCTTCACTGATAGCGCCGCGTCGCGGAGGCTCACGATATTACCCGAGAATATCGACTCGCAATACACGTCCTACGGCCTGAGCTACGCCTGGAACACGCTCGACGACCTGTTTTTTCCGCACCGCGGCTACCTGCTGAACGGCCAGGCCGCCGTGGGTACTAAAATCATCACCCGCAACCCCGATTTGCGCTCGGACCTGTACGACAGCCTGGCACTGCGCTCGACGCAAACCACGCTAGCACTGCGGGCCGAACGCTACGCGCCCGTGGGCCGGGCAGGGGTAGTGCTGCTGCGCGTGCGCGGCGAGAGCCTGGCCAACCAGCGCCTGTTCCTCAACGAGATGTACCGGCTGGGGGGCCTCAATTCGCTGCGGGGCTTCAACGAGAACCAGTTTTACGCCAGCAGCTACGCCGTGGCCACGGCCGAGTACCGGCAGTTCATCGGGGCCGAATCGTACGTGTTCCTGTTTGCCGACCAGGCTTATTTCCGGCGCGGGGCGGTGGCCAGCCAGGCCGCGGTAACTGACCAGCCCACGGGCCTGGGCGCGGGCCTGAGCTTCCGCACGGCGGCGGGCCTGTTTCAGTTTGTGTACTCGGTGGGGCAGTCGAGCAGCGCCAACCAACGCTTCGCGCTGGGCAACTCGAAGATCCATTTCGGCATTACGAACCGGTTCTAG
- the gpmI gene encoding 2,3-bisphosphoglycerate-independent phosphoglycerate mutase: MNKQVLLVILDGWGLTQNTTNSAVDQAQTPFYHEVLARYPHSTLQASGEAVGLPEGQMGNSEVGHMNIGAGRVVDQELVRIGRSIRDRKLGQMPALVKAFEYARINNKPLHLIGLLSDGGVHSHIDHVKALCTIAHEAGVPRVFVHAFTDGRDTDPKSSVRYINDLEQHVERTGAKIASVVGRYYAMDRDQRWERVQVAYDLLVNGVGTPSQNLIQTIQEQYKEGVTDEFLKPIVKVGSDGQPLAIIQDDDVVLCFNFRTDRGREITEALTQQDFHAFQMHRLNLHYLTLTNYDDSFVGVTPVFEKDNLNRTLGEVLAENGKTQIRIAETEKYPHVTFFFSGGREVAFEGEKRIMCPSPKVATYDLQPEMSAADLRDALIPELRANTADFVVLNFANPDMVGHTGVFAAVVKAVETADACARAVVEAARAAGYTSIIIADHGNAEFMRNADGSPNTAHTTNLVPCILVDDNYHGTLADGKLADLAPTILALMGVAQPTEMTGLNLLRPADAPHA, encoded by the coding sequence ATGAATAAACAGGTATTATTGGTCATTCTGGACGGGTGGGGCCTGACCCAAAACACGACCAATTCGGCCGTTGACCAAGCGCAGACGCCCTTCTACCACGAAGTTCTGGCGCGCTACCCGCACAGCACCCTGCAAGCCTCGGGCGAAGCCGTGGGCCTGCCCGAGGGCCAGATGGGCAACTCGGAAGTGGGCCACATGAATATTGGCGCGGGCCGCGTGGTGGACCAGGAGCTGGTGCGCATCGGCCGCTCCATCCGCGACCGGAAGCTGGGCCAGATGCCGGCCCTGGTGAAAGCCTTCGAGTACGCCCGTATCAATAATAAACCCTTGCACCTCATTGGGTTACTATCCGACGGCGGCGTGCACTCGCACATCGACCACGTGAAGGCCTTGTGCACCATCGCCCACGAGGCGGGCGTGCCGCGGGTGTTCGTGCACGCCTTTACGGACGGGCGCGACACCGACCCCAAGAGCAGCGTGCGCTACATCAACGACCTGGAGCAGCACGTGGAGCGCACGGGCGCCAAAATTGCCTCCGTAGTGGGCCGCTACTACGCCATGGACCGCGACCAGCGCTGGGAGCGGGTGCAAGTGGCCTACGACCTGCTGGTGAACGGCGTGGGCACGCCCTCGCAGAACCTGATCCAAACTATTCAGGAGCAGTACAAAGAGGGAGTTACCGACGAGTTTTTGAAACCCATCGTGAAGGTGGGCAGCGACGGGCAGCCGCTGGCCATCATTCAGGACGACGACGTGGTGCTGTGCTTTAACTTCCGCACCGACCGGGGCCGCGAAATTACGGAAGCCCTTACGCAGCAGGATTTCCACGCCTTCCAGATGCACCGGCTCAACCTGCACTACCTCACGCTGACGAACTACGACGACAGCTTCGTGGGCGTGACGCCGGTGTTTGAGAAGGACAACCTCAACCGCACGCTGGGCGAGGTGCTGGCCGAGAACGGCAAGACGCAGATCCGCATCGCCGAAACGGAGAAGTACCCGCACGTGACCTTCTTCTTCTCGGGCGGCCGCGAGGTGGCCTTTGAGGGCGAGAAGCGCATCATGTGCCCCTCGCCCAAGGTGGCCACCTACGACCTGCAACCCGAAATGAGCGCCGCCGACCTGCGCGACGCCCTGATTCCCGAGCTGCGAGCCAATACCGCCGATTTCGTGGTACTAAACTTCGCCAACCCCGACATGGTGGGTCACACCGGCGTGTTTGCGGCCGTGGTGAAGGCCGTGGAAACGGCCGACGCTTGCGCCCGCGCCGTGGTGGAGGCCGCCCGCGCCGCCGGCTACACTAGCATCATCATCGCCGACCACGGCAACGCCGAATTCATGCGCAACGCCGACGGCTCGCCCAACACGGCCCACACCACCAACCTGGTGCC
- a CDS encoding DUF6799 domain-containing protein, which produces MRIPFRFVIFGALLLGAAGAQAQTKLPPRRAAVAARARLAATPGAGVKDGLALVNGRVVLTEQGLANPLTADKKLLSGYTVSPAGLVTSPNGTTVQMAEGDVASLTGRVTTHKVMVEQDSLLKIQQYDIKYPGKREKMAKELERKAKEKAKRDEALEKAKAKREKDKK; this is translated from the coding sequence ATGCGTATTCCATTCCGATTTGTGATTTTTGGGGCTTTGCTGTTGGGCGCCGCCGGGGCCCAGGCGCAAACCAAGTTGCCGCCGCGCCGCGCCGCCGTGGCGGCCCGGGCGCGCCTGGCCGCCACGCCGGGTGCCGGCGTGAAGGACGGCCTGGCCCTTGTGAACGGCCGCGTGGTACTTACCGAGCAAGGCCTCGCCAACCCGCTCACGGCCGATAAAAAGCTGCTGAGTGGCTACACCGTCAGTCCGGCCGGCCTCGTTACGTCGCCCAACGGCACCACGGTGCAGATGGCCGAGGGCGACGTGGCCTCGCTCACGGGCCGCGTCACGACCCATAAGGTAATGGTCGAGCAGGACAGCCTGCTGAAAATTCAGCAGTACGATATCAAGTACCCCGGCAAGCGCGAAAAGATGGCCAAGGAGCTGGAGCGCAAGGCGAAAGAAAAAGCCAAGCGCGACGAAGCCCTCGAAAAAGCCAAGGCCAAGCGCGAAAAAGACAAGAAGTAA
- the nadC gene encoding carboxylating nicotinate-nucleotide diphosphorylase, with amino-acid sequence MQPLPAYLTDEALATFIRSALAEDVGDGDHSALAAIPAEARNRARLLVKGTGVLAGVALAPRIFVAVDEALEVREALPDGTRVRPGDVAFVVEGPARSILTAERLVLNCMQRMSGIATYTAQLTALLAGTKARLLDTRKTTPNFRLCEKWAVLIGGGVNHRYGLFDMIMLKDNHVDYAGGVAAALAATHAYLARTGRQLPIVLETRTLEEVQQAVAAGGFQRLMLDNMTPAQMREALAVVAGRFETEASGGITEQTLAAVAATGVDYISVGALTHSADILDLSLKAF; translated from the coding sequence GTGCAACCACTCCCCGCTTACCTAACCGACGAGGCCCTCGCCACCTTCATCCGCTCGGCGTTGGCCGAAGATGTGGGCGACGGCGACCATTCGGCGCTGGCCGCTATTCCGGCCGAGGCCCGCAACCGCGCCCGCCTGCTGGTGAAAGGCACCGGCGTACTGGCCGGCGTGGCCCTGGCCCCGCGCATCTTCGTGGCGGTAGATGAGGCTTTGGAGGTGCGCGAGGCCCTGCCCGACGGCACCCGCGTTCGGCCCGGCGATGTGGCCTTCGTAGTGGAGGGCCCCGCGCGCAGCATCCTCACAGCCGAGCGCCTGGTGCTCAACTGCATGCAGCGCATGAGCGGCATCGCCACCTACACGGCGCAACTCACCGCGCTGCTGGCCGGCACCAAAGCCCGCCTCCTCGACACCCGCAAAACTACGCCCAACTTCCGCCTCTGCGAGAAGTGGGCCGTGCTGATTGGCGGCGGCGTGAACCACCGCTACGGCCTCTTCGACATGATCATGCTGAAGGACAACCACGTGGACTACGCCGGCGGCGTGGCCGCGGCCTTGGCCGCCACGCACGCCTACCTGGCCCGCACCGGCCGGCAGCTGCCCATCGTACTCGAAACCCGCACCCTGGAAGAAGTGCAACAGGCCGTGGCCGCCGGCGGCTTCCAGCGCCTGATGCTCGACAACATGACGCCCGCCCAGATGCGCGAGGCGCTGGCCGTGGTGGCCGGCCGCTTCGAAACCGAGGCCAGCGGCGGCATTACCGAGCAAACCCTGGCTGCGGTGGCCGCTACCGGCGTCGACTACATTTCGGTGGGGGCCCTCACGCACTCGGCCGATATCCTGGACCTGAGCCTGAAAGCATTTTAA
- a CDS encoding DnaJ C-terminal domain-containing protein → MEYKDYYKTLGVEKTATAEQIKKAYRKLARQHHPDVNPNDPEAERKFKEVNEANEVLSDADKRKKYDQLGADWKRYEQQGAGRGPAGGRGAPGGGGGFDWGQYTQGGGGGGSSPFGEEDGDFSDFFGSIFGNMGGGGGRSARPGAGQDYQAELELSLEEAYQGGPRTITVNGKNLRLTVKPGVADGQTIRLRGQGGPGRNGGPDGALLLTFRLAPDARYARTGNDLTQDVPVDLYTALLGGEQTVATLGSPVKIKIKPETPNGTRLRLRGKGFPVYDQPGQSGDLYLRLTIALPQHLTDEEKALIEQLAALRSPDA, encoded by the coding sequence ATGGAATACAAGGATTATTACAAGACGCTGGGCGTAGAAAAGACCGCCACGGCCGAGCAAATCAAGAAGGCGTACCGCAAGCTGGCCCGCCAGCACCACCCCGACGTGAACCCCAACGACCCGGAGGCGGAGCGCAAGTTTAAGGAGGTAAACGAGGCCAACGAGGTGCTGAGCGACGCCGACAAGCGCAAGAAATACGACCAGCTGGGCGCCGACTGGAAGCGCTACGAGCAGCAGGGTGCCGGCCGGGGCCCCGCGGGCGGGCGCGGGGCCCCCGGCGGCGGCGGGGGCTTTGACTGGGGCCAGTATACGCAGGGCGGCGGGGGCGGGGGTAGCAGCCCGTTTGGCGAGGAAGACGGCGATTTTTCGGACTTTTTCGGCTCCATTTTCGGCAACATGGGCGGCGGCGGGGGCCGCAGCGCCCGCCCCGGCGCGGGCCAGGACTACCAGGCCGAGCTGGAGCTGAGCCTGGAGGAAGCCTACCAGGGCGGCCCGCGCACCATCACGGTGAACGGCAAGAACTTGCGCCTGACCGTGAAGCCGGGCGTGGCCGACGGCCAAACCATCCGGCTGCGCGGCCAGGGGGGCCCCGGCCGCAACGGGGGCCCCGACGGGGCCCTGCTCCTCACCTTCCGCCTCGCGCCCGACGCGCGCTACGCGCGCACAGGCAACGACCTGACCCAGGACGTGCCCGTAGACCTGTACACCGCGCTGCTCGGCGGCGAGCAAACCGTAGCCACGCTGGGCAGCCCAGTCAAAATCAAAATCAAGCCCGAAACGCCGAACGGTACCCGCCTGCGCCTGCGCGGCAAGGGCTTCCCGGTATACGACCAACCCGGCCAGTCCGGCGACCTCTACCTGCGCCTGACCATCGCCCTGCCCCAGCACCTCACCGACGAGGAAAAGGCGCTGATTGAGCAACTGGCCGCGCTGCGCAGCCCCGACGCATAG